DNA from Anticarsia gemmatalis isolate Benzon Research Colony breed Stoneville strain chromosome 23, ilAntGemm2 primary, whole genome shotgun sequence:
TCATATACATCCCACGTCGCTGTgcttttcattataaattatttatttgcaaaaagcGAAGTGTTTCGTGGAAGCTTTTCGTAGTAGTAAGTTTAAggtaagttataattattatttataatttataaaactcCTTTGTTTTCAAAATGGTGAATGAAAACATGTAGAATTATGGGTCAGAAGGTCTTGGGTTCTAGTACTGGGTCATGATTGGATGACCcgttgttttgtaataaattattttgggaATGACTTGTACGGTTTACAGTATTTATGATTCGTTGCACTTTCATGACTGTAAATGACGAGTTTCCAGGTTCTAACTCTATGATAGAGATGTAATTAAATTCGTGAGTTAAtcatattaattactatttgttTAATTTCAGATGAATCAAGTGAGTAAGCGCGATGTGTCGGCCATCAGAGACTGGCTAGCGAAGGAGCCGTACATGCCCAACACATTCGGTAATTAATACTTTTaacatttgaatatttgaaGCAATATAACTTAGAGTATCAAAAGCTTgtcccaatccgcacttggccagcgtggtggaatcaaggcctaaaGCCTCCCTCATGATTGGAGATCcgacagtgggacattaatgggttaaattaactttattgtaCAAGCTTGTGATAATGCCACCTGCctcaaactttttttttgtagccccttatgtgtcccactgctgggcaaaggcctcccctctttccttccaaacctgtctgtcctgtgccaaGCTCCGCCACAAAAAATCCAAtcttaaaacaaacttttttttccAGACGATGTAGTGATAGAGAAGTTCCTGTACAGTTGCGACAGCAGCCTGGAGCGCACCAAGCAGTGCCTGGAGACGTTCAGCTCGCGGCGCGCCGCCATGCCCGAGGTGTACTGCCACCGCGACCCGCTCGCCTCCGCGCTGCAGGCCGCCTTCAACATCACGTTAGTACATACACTTATAATATTGGCACTTTTTTTTTCGTCActaaaatgcattactgcatgtcccgctctaGGGAGGAAGCGGgagtctgtcgggctctcccgctggctaggcgttccggctttaaatttgggcataccatCATAAAGTGGCCATGACGCGGTACCTCCCATGGATACTCCGTAATACTGGCACTGCGCCACCAGCGCCTGCAAAGGTGTAGTGAATGCCTGGAGCACATCAACCATGCGACGTAGTCTATAGTGGCCCTACCTGCTTCTGTGATACAGTGTCCACTACGCAATGATCCAGAGTCTGGTTCTTGCGATTCTGCAAAATGTCTTGTTAGGTATTCtaccgatttttttttatgtgactGCGTCTAAACTAAaacaggatatttttttatacccgGAAATTTTCATCGTCATTTTTTGCCCTTAAAAAAACTTGCTTACGTTTGAACAGATACCGGTATTCCAAGTAATGAAATAACTTTGTTATGTATTAATTAGACATACAATTTGCGAAATTCCGCATCAATGAGTGTCGCCTTGAACTACAAAACTACTACAATCCTTGATAACAGCGAGTGAGTGAAGCAATcattagtgctcattcacgttgactcgcgggcgcggtggcgggcgcgatcgcgaaatatcaaacatatggcgatgtaccgaagctgaagtgttcacgtacaaaccgttcgtgcggtctaagtcgcgggcgagctagcggcgtcgcgcgcggcccgcgtggcgcgctcgcgccaatatcaaacaagtgaagatgttcgtgtgtgttcacgtcgaactagcggtggcgggcgcgatccactcgcgatgtcaagtaagatcaaccagtttgagccagtttgagccaaacgcccgcctggcggccgacgtgaacacaaatcgccacgtccccgcgctcgcgaccgccaccgcgcccgcgagttccaacgtgaacaagcacttacgATAACATTGTATTAtgctttaattatttcattgacCTCACCAGTGCTCACTTTTATTTAACCTAAATTGGTAATATTTCTAggattacttaaaatattttacgaaaaatcgtatattgtaaaattaccAAATTTTAGTTACAACCGTGTCTCCATCTATGTGTGTCCTAAATTTATTTCCGATTTGGACACGATTTTCATTCCAGTTGAACAGTGCCCTCTCTCCTACAATATAGACTATAGAGGCACATAAATTCCTTGTTTAGTTTCTTTGAAACTAACCGACATTGACAAAGTTGGTTATAGAAATAAGATAACTTataataaagcaaatatttggTGCAGGTTAGTAACAACATACATGGCGGGCGAGGAGGAGGTGTTGATCCACAAGCTGACGTCAGTGCCGGAGGACTTCGACTTCTACGCGTGCGTGAAGGCGTTCACGGCGCAGAGCGACAACTGGCTGCGGCGCCCCCTGCCCGCGCTGCCGACCAACCACCTCGTCGTGTTCGACCTGCAGTGCTACACGCTCAAGCTCATACCCAAAGTTAACTTGTTCTACTTCCAAAAGTTCCTGGTGTTCTTGCTGGTAAGTTACTCTAGTTTTGTTAAATCAGGAAGACCAAATTACAAGACCAAATTACCTATAATTGCCATATTAAGTATTTTCTCTCTAGCATTAGCGCTATAGCTATAAAAAGGTTAATGTTTGAAGGTCTCCGTTTGAAGTCTAGTTTTGATATCGTCATTGCGCTGAACCctttttaaataatgtcatgGGCTTCAAGGAATGTCATGGGTTTGATTAGTAgacggaaaaaatattgtatcgtctacaaaaatatttttgatctgTTGTTTaagtttgtgaaagtccccACAATATAAGATAAATTCTTAGTGTGAAAGTGgtcatttataaaaatcacGTTAAACCGAGGATCATGTTACGTTTGACAATCTTCTAACTGATAAAAATTGCTCGTAATTTGTCACGATCTACGTTTATCTTTTAACCGTCACAAACTGTAAAGTTAATGTGAAGTATTTAGTAAAACTGTAAGTAACTCCGTcacggtgtgacgtcacgctCGTCACGTACGTCACGCTGAATGATACGCCgtaat
Protein-coding regions in this window:
- the LOC142983043 gene encoding alpha-tocopherol transfer protein-like isoform X1; the encoded protein is MLRSLQVYHTHILALCPVWNQMMNQVSKRDVSAIRDWLAKEPYMPNTFDDVVIEKFLYSCDSSLERTKQCLETFSSRRAAMPEVYCHRDPLASALQAAFNITLVTTYMAGEEEVLIHKLTSVPEDFDFYACVKAFTAQSDNWLRRPLPALPTNHLVVFDLQCYTLKLIPKVNLFYFQKFLVFLLESMPVRLKQVHVINCPSFCDYLYNLVKPALPEYICNLVHFHSDHTGLHKFIDKKYLPKDYGGERETMAEQNAFWIKDICDKRKTYLDDNLWKADLTKKLTKGGASVDDCMSGSFRTLVVD
- the LOC142983043 gene encoding alpha-tocopherol transfer protein-like isoform X2, with product MNQVSKRDVSAIRDWLAKEPYMPNTFDDVVIEKFLYSCDSSLERTKQCLETFSSRRAAMPEVYCHRDPLASALQAAFNITLVTTYMAGEEEVLIHKLTSVPEDFDFYACVKAFTAQSDNWLRRPLPALPTNHLVVFDLQCYTLKLIPKVNLFYFQKFLVFLLESMPVRLKQVHVINCPSFCDYLYNLVKPALPEYICNLVHFHSDHTGLHKFIDKKYLPKDYGGERETMAEQNAFWIKDICDKRKTYLDDNLWKADLTKKLTKGGASVDDCMSGSFRTLVVD